DNA from Mycobacterium sp. SMC-8:
AAGACAGGTCGTAGGTGTTGCCCTCTTCCTGGTGGGCGAGCAGTGAGTCCAGCAGCGGCCGGCCCATCGCGTCACCGGTGAAGAACAGCAGGTTCACCTTGTGCTTCGCGATGGTGCGCCAGACCTCGTCGGGATCGAACTCCGGCACCAGCACTGTCGTGTGTCCGGAGAACAGCGCCATCCAGGTGGCCGACTGCGTGGCGCCGTGGATCATCGGCGGGATCGGGTAACGCACCATCGGCGGGTTCTCCACCGCCTGCTTGGCCAGGCCGTACTCATCGGCGATCGGCTCACCGGTCGCGAAGTCGGTGCCGCCGAACAGAACTCGGTAGATGTCCTCGTGGCGCCACATCACACCCTTCGGGAAACCGGTGGTGCCGCCGGTGTAGAGCAGATAGATGTCGTCCTCGCTGCGGGGCCCGAAGTCGCGCTCGGGCGAACCCTGGGCAAGCGCGGCGTCGAACTCGACGCCGCCGTAGCGCTGATAATCGTCATCGGAGCCGTCCTCGACCACGAGCACGGTCTTGACGTTCGGGGTCTCGGGCAGCACGTTGGCCACCCGGTCGGCGTAGCGGCGCTCGTGCACCAGCGCGACCATGTCCGAGTTGTCGAACAGGTACTTCAGCTCGCCCTCGACGTAGCGGAAGTTGACGTTGACCAGGATGGCTCCGGCCTTGATGATGCCGAGCATCGCGATCACGATCTCGATCCGGTTGCGGCAGTACAGGCCGACCTTGTCGTCCTTTTTGATGCCCTGATCGAGCAGATAGTGCGCGAACCGGTTGGCCTTGTCCTCCAACTCGGCGTACGTCAGCTGGTCGTCGCCGGAGATCAGGGCGACGCGGTCAGGCACGGCGTCGATGGCGTGCTCGGCGAGGTCGGCGATGTTCAGAGCCACGGCTCTAAACTAGAACGTGTTACATTTCCAGACAAGTCGCTGTCTTCGACGAGGAAAGGCGGACGCCCGTGAGCGAGTCCCAAGAAGGTCCCGACGCCCTGGTTGAGCAGCGCGGACACACGTTGATCGTGACGTTGAACCGGCCGCAGGCGCGCAACGCGCTGTCTGCTGAGATGCTCTCGATCATGGTCGACGCGTGGAACCGCGTGGACTCCGATCCGGAGATCCGGACGTGCATCCTGACCGGGGCCGGCGGCTACTTCTGCGCGGGCATGGACCTCAAGGCCGCGTCGAAAAAGCCGCCGGGTGACTCGTTCGCCGATGGCAGCTACGACCCGTCGAAGATCGAGGGTCTGCTCAAGGGCCGCCGGCTGACCAAGCCGCTGATCGCCGCCGTGGAGGGCCCGGCCATCGCCGGCGGGACTGAGATCCTGCAGGGCACCGACATCCGCGTCGCCGGGGAGAGCGCGAAGTTCGGTATCTCCGAGGCGAAGTGGAGCCTCTACCCGATGGGTGGCTCCGCGGTGCGGCTGCCGCGCCAGATCCCGTACACCATCGCGTGCGATCTGCTGCTGACCGGGCGCCACATCACCGCCGCCGAGGCTCTGCAATACGGCCTGATCGGCCATGTCGTCCCGGATGGGACCGCGCTGGAGAAGGCGCTGGAGATCGCCGAGGTGATCAACAACAACGGGCCGCTGGCAGTGCAGGCGATCCTGAAGACCATCCGCGAGACCGAGGGCATGCACGAAGAAGAGGCGTTCAAGCCCGACACCGCCAACGGCATCCCGGTGTTCCTGAGCGAGGACGCCAAGGAGGGCCCGCGGGCCTTCAAGGAGAAGCGCGCCCCCAACTTCACGATGAAGTAAGAAGTTCCCGACGGGCGTCATCGCCTGGCGAGTGCGCGGTCAGGACAGCACCGTCACGGCAGCGATCAGGTAACCTCCCGTCAGCATGACGAACCCGGCGCGGTCGAGCCAGTTCATCGCCCGGCAGTCAGTGAGCGACGGCTTCCAGGCCAGCGGGAAGAACAACAGCGGCGCGATCCAGGAGCCGACGATGATGGCGGCCGTCGCTACGGTCGGCAGGTGCAGGTCGGCAGCACCGAGCGCCACCATGATGGCACCCATGATGAGAAGGTCCAGGTGACCTTGCCGGATGCGCCGGGTGTCGGTCATCCGCAACCGATTTCGCCAGTGCTCGGAGCCGGCGGCCACCATCAGCCAGCCGGTCAGCACGCCGGCGGTCAACTCCAGCACGCCCGCGGTGACGAGCGCGTTCATCACCCCACGCTCGTCGGCTCATCTGGGCGCACCGTGGCGAGGTGCTGATAGATCCCGGGCCGTCGAGCCCGAAGGACGCGGGCGACAATCACGCCGAGGACGAAGGTCACCGGCAGCACCAGGATCAGTGCCGCGTTGGTGGCGGCCCCCGCCCCGGTCAGCAGGTCGTAGTTGACGACGATGAGAATCAGCGTGCCGGTCAGCGCTACGGTGGCGACTGCAGGGGCGATGAGACGAGTGAAGACACTGTGGTCGTGGGGATCCCGCCGGAAGAATGCCACCACGGCAGCCGAGCACAGTGCCTGCAGGCCGATGATGCCCGGGATGCCGATCGCATTCAGCCAGATGAATGTGTGCGTGTAGGGATCGGCGCCGGCGAGGGCGAAGGCGACGACGATGACGGCCGCAACCGCGGAGACCGTCAGACTTGCCACGCCGGGTGAGCCGGACGCCGAGCGGCGGCCGAGCGCGGACGGCAGCGCGTGCTCCTGAGCGAGGGCCGACAAGTAGCGGGCGCTGGCGTTGTGGAAGGCCAGCGCCGCGGCCAGCGCGCTGGTCACGATCAGCACGTGCATGGCGTTGGCGACGTGGGCGCCCACCCACTGTTCGGTGGCGGTGAAGAACATGCCAGTCGGATCCTCAGTCGCCACCATGACGGCCCGCTCCGGGCCGTAAGCCATGATCGCCGCCCACAGCACGATGGTGTAGAACAGGGCGAGGAACCCGACGGCAATGTAAGTCGCTTGCGGCACCGTGCGTTTGGGATCCTTGGCCTCTTCGCTGTAGATGGCCGTCGACTCGAATCCGAGGAACGCCCCGAAGGCCAGCACGAACAATGCGCCGACACCGGCACCGAAGACGTTGGCCGGGTTGAAACTGCCGAAGCTCAGGCCCTCGGCACCGCCTTGAACGATGATCGGCACCGCGAACACAACCAGCACCAGAACCTCCAGGCCCAACAGGACACCGAGCACTTTGGCACTGAGGGTGATGTTCAGATAGCCGAGGACGCCCACGGCGAGCCAGCCGATCCCCGCCCAGATCTGCCAGGCGATGTCCACACCCGTCAGCGACAGGACGGTGTCGTGGGCGAACACACCGATCGCAGGCACGAAGCTGACGGCGATGAGGACATACGACAGCACCGCGACGAACGCCGCCCCGAGTCCGACGGTGCGGCCGAGACCACGCGAGATGTACGCATAGAACGCGCCGGGGTTGTCGACGTGGCGGCTCATCGCGGTGAACCCAACGGCGAAGACCGCCATCACGATTCCGCCCAACAGATAGCCGCCGGGAGCGCCGACACCGCCGAACATGACGGCCAGTGGCGCGACACCGGACATCACCGCCAGGGGTGCGGCAGCCGCGACGACGAAGAACACCAGGCCCAGCGCTCCGATAGACCGGCGGGGTGCCGAGCGCGTGGTTCGCGGACCCGGTGGGCTGAAGCTGTCGGTCATCAGAGGTCCTCTCGGTGAACGATCTCGCCGTCGACGACGGTGAGCGGAATCGGTAGGTCGATCAGGTCGTCGGCGCAGACCCGCACCGGATCGTCAGCGAAGGCCGTCAAGTCGGCCCTGGCGCCCAACCGGATTCGGCCGCGGTCGGTCTCGCCGAGCGCGTCGGCGGCCCATGCGGTGTAGCCCAGCAGCGCCTGCTCGCCCGAGAGCCGTTGATCAGGCTCGAACACGTGGCCGTCGCGGTCGCCGGGACGGCGACGCAATCGGGCCCATGCCATCCCGTACCGCGGATCGCAGTCGGCGACAGGCCAGTCCGACCCGAGGCACACCGGACCCCCGGCGGCGATGACGTCGGCGACCCGGAACGCCTGAGCGGCCCGGCGGCGACCGAGCCGCCGGGCGAAGGAGTCGCTGTGGTCGGCGTGCCGCCACTGCATGTGAAGAGGCTGCATCGACGCGGTGACACGCTGGGCAGCCAGCCGCCGCACCTCGTCGTCGCCGAGCAGTTCCAAATGCTCGAGTCGGTGCGGCGCAGTGGCAGTGCTACCGGCGTCCTGATAGCAGTCCAGCACGAACGAGACGGCTTGGTCACCGACGGCGTGGATCGCGAGTTGCACTCCTGCAGCGGTGTATTGGGCGATCACGTCACGAAGGCGTTCGGGATCCGGCCAGAACGGATGAGATCCACATCCGCAGGTGTCGGGTTCGCGCAGCCATGCGGTGCCGGTGTCGATCACTCCGTCGCTGAAGATCTTGATCAGCCCGGAGCGCCAGCGCCGGCCACTGCGCGCGGCATGCCTGATGAACTCTGCGACTCCCGCGTCGTCGCGGTCGGGATGATGCCACAGCGCGGTGACCAGCCGCACAGAGAGCCGACCTGCATCGTCGAGCGCGGCGTACATGTCGAGGTCGGCGACACTGGCGTCCATCACCACGCCGCCGGTCACGCCACAACGGTTGAGCCTGCGCAGGACCCCGGCCAATCGATCCAAGACGGCCGACGGGTCCTTCTCTGCCTGCGCCGTCGTCAGGGGTTGGTACGCCGAGGGTTCCTTCAGTTCACCGGTCGGGTGACCCTCGTCATCGACGACCACAGTCGCGGCGTCGGGGAAGGTCTCCCGGCCGGTCAGGTTGCTCTGACGGATCGCCTCGGTCGACACCACAGCGGTGTGCAGGTCGTAGAAGACGCCGATGAACGGGCGGCCGCCGACCGCCTCGTCGAGCAGCCGGGCGTGGATTCCGGTGTGCATGAAGGCGGCGTAGTCGAGGTTCCAGCCGCGGACCCACTGGTCTGCAGGCGTGCGCGCGGCTTCGACGGTCAGCGCGGCACAAAGCTGTTCGAGCGTGGTGTGCCCGGCTAGATCGGCCCCCCGGGACAGCTCGGCGCCCCAGGCGGGGTGGAGGTGGGAGTCGATCAGGCCGGGGGTCAAGGTTGCACCGCGCAGATCGATGGCATCGGCTCCGGCGGGGGCGACGGCCAGCACCTCGGCGCTGGTGCCGACCGCGGTGATCCTGCCGTCGGCCCAACTGACTGCCTCGGCCCTTGGCCGGGCGGCGTCCAGGGTGCGGATGTCGGCGTTCACTATCACTCCCGAGCCCGATGTGGTCGACAGCACATGTTCCATGGCGACAAATCGTAGA
Protein-coding regions in this window:
- a CDS encoding acyl-CoA synthetase; the protein is MALNIADLAEHAIDAVPDRVALISGDDQLTYAELEDKANRFAHYLLDQGIKKDDKVGLYCRNRIEIVIAMLGIIKAGAILVNVNFRYVEGELKYLFDNSDMVALVHERRYADRVANVLPETPNVKTVLVVEDGSDDDYQRYGGVEFDAALAQGSPERDFGPRSEDDIYLLYTGGTTGFPKGVMWRHEDIYRVLFGGTDFATGEPIADEYGLAKQAVENPPMVRYPIPPMIHGATQSATWMALFSGHTTVLVPEFDPDEVWRTIAKHKVNLLFFTGDAMGRPLLDSLLAHQEEGNTYDLSSLFLLASTAALFSTSIKEKFLELLPNRIITDSIGSSETGFGGTSIVAKGESHTGGPRVTIDKNTKVLDEDGNEIEPGSGKRGIIAKCGHIPVGYFKDEKKTAETFRTYNGVRYAIPGDYAEVEADGTVTMLGRGSVSINSGGEKIYPEEVEAALKGHPDVFDALVVGVPDPRFGQHVAAVIQPREGARPTLAELDAFVRKEIAGYKVPRSLWFVDEVKRSPAGKPDYRWAKDTTEERPADEVHANHVGAK
- a CDS encoding crotonase/enoyl-CoA hydratase family protein; protein product: MSESQEGPDALVEQRGHTLIVTLNRPQARNALSAEMLSIMVDAWNRVDSDPEIRTCILTGAGGYFCAGMDLKAASKKPPGDSFADGSYDPSKIEGLLKGRRLTKPLIAAVEGPAIAGGTEILQGTDIRVAGESAKFGISEAKWSLYPMGGSAVRLPRQIPYTIACDLLLTGRHITAAEALQYGLIGHVVPDGTALEKALEIAEVINNNGPLAVQAILKTIRETEGMHEEEAFKPDTANGIPVFLSEDAKEGPRAFKEKRAPNFTMK
- a CDS encoding APC family permease: MTDSFSPPGPRTTRSAPRRSIGALGLVFFVVAAAAPLAVMSGVAPLAVMFGGVGAPGGYLLGGIVMAVFAVGFTAMSRHVDNPGAFYAYISRGLGRTVGLGAAFVAVLSYVLIAVSFVPAIGVFAHDTVLSLTGVDIAWQIWAGIGWLAVGVLGYLNITLSAKVLGVLLGLEVLVLVVFAVPIIVQGGAEGLSFGSFNPANVFGAGVGALFVLAFGAFLGFESTAIYSEEAKDPKRTVPQATYIAVGFLALFYTIVLWAAIMAYGPERAVMVATEDPTGMFFTATEQWVGAHVANAMHVLIVTSALAAALAFHNASARYLSALAQEHALPSALGRRSASGSPGVASLTVSAVAAVIVVAFALAGADPYTHTFIWLNAIGIPGIIGLQALCSAAVVAFFRRDPHDHSVFTRLIAPAVATVALTGTLILIVVNYDLLTGAGAATNAALILVLPVTFVLGVIVARVLRARRPGIYQHLATVRPDEPTSVG
- a CDS encoding amidohydrolase; the encoded protein is MEHVLSTTSGSGVIVNADIRTLDAARPRAEAVSWADGRITAVGTSAEVLAVAPAGADAIDLRGATLTPGLIDSHLHPAWGAELSRGADLAGHTTLEQLCAALTVEAARTPADQWVRGWNLDYAAFMHTGIHARLLDEAVGGRPFIGVFYDLHTAVVSTEAIRQSNLTGRETFPDAATVVVDDEGHPTGELKEPSAYQPLTTAQAEKDPSAVLDRLAGVLRRLNRCGVTGGVVMDASVADLDMYAALDDAGRLSVRLVTALWHHPDRDDAGVAEFIRHAARSGRRWRSGLIKIFSDGVIDTGTAWLREPDTCGCGSHPFWPDPERLRDVIAQYTAAGVQLAIHAVGDQAVSFVLDCYQDAGSTATAPHRLEHLELLGDDEVRRLAAQRVTASMQPLHMQWRHADHSDSFARRLGRRRAAQAFRVADVIAAGGPVCLGSDWPVADCDPRYGMAWARLRRRPGDRDGHVFEPDQRLSGEQALLGYTAWAADALGETDRGRIRLGARADLTAFADDPVRVCADDLIDLPIPLTVVDGEIVHREDL